The Numenius arquata chromosome 6, bNumArq3.hap1.1, whole genome shotgun sequence sequence TCTGACAAGCTGATTCTGTGCTCTTACTCTGCACTTTATGAAAGACATAGCATGTTCCCAAACTAGCCAATTTTACCTTAGGGTATAAAATGCTATGTGGTTAAACATTTAGTTTGTTAGGGGATGCAGGTAGGAAATGTATCTAGTTTATTGAGGAGACATGAAGgtcaaaaaaaaagagtagaaattaGCAAATGGAGTTCTGGAGTCTTGATTTCTGCAGCTACTCTTGGATCAGTAGATTGCTGTCATCCTTCAAAATTTCTTGCAGTATCCTAATCAAACTGTTAGACAACGAGTTCATGCCCCGTACAGCTTAACAAGGGTCATGGACCACAGACTGCAGAACGGCTGCGTAGAACTGTGCTGTTTATCTGCATGAAACGGTCGTTTGTCTGCAAACATCTGCAAGTATTTAAATGAGATCTGTATTGTAATTTACATACttactagactttttttttcatgaatatatGGAGTGTTGCAGGATTGAAAGTGCTGCTATTACCATTTGTTGATCATTCTACTTCAAGCTGTTCAGTGCGGGACTTCATGAAGTTAGGATAATTTGTACTGCTGTTGCTGAACACAAGCATTACTAAGAATGGTGCATCATAAAAAGATTGAAAGATTAATAAGCAGTCACTTCTAGAATCTTTATTTTTGCCAACAATTTTGTATGTTAAATACAAAATCTGTGTTAGGAAATTAAAAGctttagaagctttttttttttttcattttgtaattgTAGAAATAGCAAATATGCATGCCTGTGTGAAAGGAGTTCTCTGTAGACTTGGGATTAGTAATAGCtaaaattttggttttgatatttCTTTGCATTAGATAACTGATGCCTGTAAAGCTTGGAAATGCTTGCCAGAAACCACCAAGTTTTCACGGCACATAGAAACACTAACTctcatctgaaataatttgtgtcTTGTGGCTGTAGCGATAATAGTTGAAAGTTTTTCCATGAAGGATTTGTGACCAGTCCATGAAGTTAAGTCGTACCTTGTTTAATTGACTGCACCCCCTGATCTCAATGTAGTAGTCGGTAAGATGTGTCTGACTGATAATTCACAGGAGTGGGCAGAACATCACTGTAGGTTGTCTCCTGTCTCTTGATCTCAGTTCCAGAACATACACCCCACGGTCTTTTCATCCTGTTAGATAAATTCTCTCTCCTTACACTTTGTCTTTAGGAGAAGTTTGTGGCTATTTCACATCTTCTGTGCTGACGTGATGCCATTGAGTAGACATGCATTCACATGAAAAATGATTGCCTAAAggttaattacagaaaaaaggaagtaatgCATTTGGGATACAGCAGTGTCCCAGACTTCATCCTTTTCTAAAATAATACTGTGCCTTATTTATACAGTAAATTAATCACTGCTTCTCTGCCTTTGTGATAATGAAGGTAATCCTTTCTATCTGCTTTTCTGAGACACTGTTCTACTTCTGTTCCAGGACTTGCGTGATTCAGAGTCATCACTAATGTATCGCTTTGGAAATACAAGTGAGGGATATGAATGTATTTTACTCTTGTAGAGCTGCCAGGCACATGTCACATAGCATTTGATGCTTGTCTTGAGTTGTGCTGGTCTGGAATCAAATCCTTCACAGGGAGTTCAGTTTCACAAAGCAGCACCTGCATTTATATGCGCAACGCGAATTCTTAGGAACAAATTTCTAGGAACTGGAACAAAGAGGTTTGGGGTTGAGGATTCTAGACTACAGAGATACTCTCTCTCAACTGAGAACATCAGAAggagtttggttgtttttctgaGCACTTTGTGGGGAGAGAGAAAGTACCCCAGATAGTTCTTAGCCCTGTTGTAGGGAAAGTATTGAGTGTACTCTTCTTGAACTACTCTTTTCAAAGTAAAAGGAATGCTAGGTAGCATATTTGACAATATTCTAGGTGGTTTTAACAAAATGTTAGCTATGCAGTAGACAAATTATAAAGTAATcatatgagcttcaacaaggccaagtgccaggtcctgcgcttgggccacaacaaccccatgcattgctacaggcttggggaagagtggctggagagctgcctggcagaaaaggatctgggggttctaattgacaggcggctgaatatgagccagcagtgtgcccaggtggccaggaaagccaatggcatcctggcttgtattagaaatagtgtgaccagcagaagtagggaggtgattgtccccctctactgagcactggtgaggccacacctcgagtattgtgtccagttttgggcatctcaatacaagagagatatcgaggtgctggagcagaggagggagggcaacgaagctggtgaagggcctggagcataaatcttatgaagagcaactgagggagctgggactgtttagttcgaggaagaggagactgagggaagacctcatcactctctacaaccacttgaaaggacattgtagagaggttggtgctggtctcttctcacaggtaattagcgatagaacaagagggaatggcttcaagctgcaacagggtatgtttagactggacattaggaaacaattcttcacagaaagagtggtcagacactggaataggatgcccagggaggtggttgagtcaccatccctgaatgtgcttAAGAGTTGtttggatgtggtgttgggggatatggtgtaggggagaactttgtagagtagtgtttatggttagactcgatgatcccaagggtcttttccaacctgaatgattctatgaaatgtgatAGCGTATATatcagtgaaatatttcagtcttaTTTAAACTTCAAGGAAAAATCAGATTGTCTTTGTAATATACATATGGCAGTGATACCTCCAGATGATTTACAGGGTTGGGTTGCCATGGTTGACTTAAATAGTCTGAAAGTACAGTGTTTTATTGTAACATTTTGTAGATACATAGTTTTATGGGAGAAATGAAGCTAATACATACTTTTAAGGTGTGTACAAGTGCGCACACAGACTGTTCCattaacttaatttaaaaaaaagacaaaacttgaTTTTTCACAGACATTCCTCATTAACAGCGCCTTATTTTTCTGTAGACATCTGCAGAGCAATCGAGTTGCTGGAAAAATTGCAGAGAAGTGGAGAAGTGCCACCACAAAAGCTACAGGCATTGCAAAGGGTGCTTCAAAGTGAATTCTGTAATGCTGTAAGGGAGGTAAGTTAATGTGACGTAAGCAGTTGCTTTGAATTAAAGAACagtatgttttactttttcctttttgtgctcAGTGCAATAAtctgattttctttctaaaagctgAATTTCATTTACAGAACTTAATAGAACAAGACTTATCTTTAAAAgttcaagagaaaataatttgggaTAGCGTAGGTGTATTAAATAATGGCTCAGGAGCAAATAATTTTTTAGAGGTTATTTTGAGAGTCTGTCCTTACTGGCAGCTAGCAGGCTGTTATCCTCTTGGAATGTAAGAATGGACAAAGTACCAGTTGCCTCTCTTTCTTTTAAGCCAAATCCACATCACCTTGCGCACCACGTTGAGGTTGTGCAAGGCTACACCTCATCTTTGTTCCAGATACTCTTTCAGAGATTTTTAGGTGATTGGATATGCCTTGCCATTGCTGTTGGTGCTACCACTGATGATAACACCTGGAATGAGTCAAAAGATCTCTTTGTAGGCACAGGTGTCATTTTAATGTTCTCATCCTGTTGAGGACAGTGTGTTTATTGCATAGGAAGTCAAAATGATTGGCAGGTAGATGTGAGGATGTGGGTTAGCCCTCAGAGTAAGCGCCTCCTTAGCGTTGGTATTCTTAATGCCTCTGTGttttcaatacctttttttttttttccttaagatatTCAATTAGTTGCATCAGTTGAAGGAAAATTTGGAGTTTtgcggggagggatggggtgtCAGGAGACATTTGAAGAGCTGTCCTTAATTGATTTTTGCAAGCATCCTTATTGAAGAGTTCCAGCTTGAATCAAACAAGAGAAGGTAGTCATCCATGTCTCCAGTCAGGGGTGTTAGGCTAGCCATAAACTTTTCTAAATTCATGGTGAGGTCTGAATGCTGTGGaaggagggaagatttaggttGAGACCTAGGTATGCATGGGTTAACTGAGCAATAAAGATGCCAAGAGAGTTGTTTTTTCATAGTATGGTAAATTGTCACTTAACACCTTATGGTGAATCAGGGAGTAACTTCTTATTAGAGGTCTGTACTTTTTAGTTTACACGTTTTTGCGTTGTACTTGATATTTTGTTGTATTATCTAAGCAGAAAAGTACCTGTTTTCCTCATACTTGAACTGTTTTGTCTCTAAAGGTGTATGAACATGTATATGAAACTGTGGATATCAGCAGTAGCCCAGAAGTTAGAGCTAATGCAACAGCAAAGGTAAAAGCCAAACTTGTGTAAAATACAGTAGTTTGTTACTTTAAAAGTAGAAGaagattatttaaaattcagaaggaaattaTCTAGATGTCTGATAAAATGGATAAGCTTAATGGGTTATTAAAAGCTCTAACAAAAGACttgttatttttaagtttcttctgttttaattttattctgggAGTCCTAAATTTTTCATGCTAGTGTTGGTATCTAGGGAATTAATCTCATTTGTCTTAATATTTAAGGAGTtggaattaaaaatactttttcagccTGCTCACTGTGTCTAGCTAAGGGGTctatatttaatttcttataaATAGGAAAATCTTGTTTCTTACAGGCCACTGTTGCTGCATTTGCTGCTAGCGAAGGTCATTCACATCCCAGAGTGGTTGAACTACCCAAAACCGAAGAAGGTCTTGGATTCAACATTATGGGAGGCAAAGAACAAAACTCTCCAATCTATATCTCTCGAATTATCCCTGGCGGTATAGCTGATAGACATGGAGGCCTGAAACGTGGAGACCAGCTGCTTTCTGTAAACGGAGTGGTAGGAATCGGTTTTCACTTCATGTAGCAGTAACTACTTGTTTCCACTTGGGGGCATACGGAGAATATAGATGGCACAAGCTCGATTTCATCTTTTAATCTTGGCACAATAGTTTCTTTTTGTCCTTGCAAGAGCAACTTGCTTAGGTTTCTATAGAGTTGTGTGCACTGAGAGTTACAGGATTATGCTTTCTTTATCTCAACTGGGAACTGTACTATTTATGTCAGTATTTCAGATACTGAGGGGTTGTATAAATTTAGTCAAGGTATTGTTTGTGAAATAGTAACTGCCGCTATGGCTTCCTCTTTCATCCAAGTTTCACAATGCAAATTTTAATTAATATGGTTTTCTGCACCTTCTAAGGTAAGTAGTTAATTATGCTCTGTTGCGTTAGACTGACCAGATACTTATTATCCCAATAAAAATGCTACtgcataatgaaagaaaataagacgAAACTACAAGGTGTTGTTATCTTCAGttgtgcagtatttttttttcctttcacttaagTGTACTGTGCTTCAAAAACAGAGGCCTTCCAGGATATTTTAAGGAATATATGTCTAAAGTGCTGTTgtggatattttcttttattaagtaTCCCCTTCTGAAGAGTTAGaatacaaaaagcaaaacacagggTGACTGGAAAGAGGAGGCTATGGACAGGCTTTGACTTATGGCAGCTGCTAGTCAGATGCATGTAAATATCTCTCAAACCATTGCTTTTATTTACAGAGAAGTTGTATGCTAGCTTAAAATTAATGGTTTCATCATTACATCTGCAAACCCAATTTTGTTTTAAGACTGAGGGTCAAACTAAATCCTGTGCTCTTTAGCCCGAGCAGGTTGGTTTTGACCCATGAAAGGAGTAGGACTCACTGGGTGTCTGTACTCTGGGAAGTCCCTGCTAACACAAATCTCTGGTATGCCCAAATCTCCCACTGTTACCTGGGAGTCCACAGTGACGTGACTGTCCTTGGCCTAGCCTTCCTGTCATTTTGAAGCGTTGAGGGACAGGTGTAGAACTGTTTTCAGATGAGGCCTTCCTCACTCACAGACcctcttaaagaaaacaaacccaccactCCACCCAGAACTGAACCTGGTTATCAGACGGTTGGTACAGCTAACAATgactgcatgtgtgtgcatgcacgtgtataaatatatatagccATTGTAAGAATGGCTATATATGCATATAGTGAGTGCATAAAATACTGTTGAGAATACTAATACGCTCTCAGAAGATTCATCTTCTTCTGATGTTTACTGATGGAATCGTGTCATCTTAATACATATGACAGGCATTTTCTTGTAATTGTAATTtctaattgaattttttttaaaaaaaattgccactGCCAAGACTGCAGTGAATGTGCCTTaaaacaagttgggtttttttcagctgggagGTTTTGAGTGTCCTCCAGAATTTTAGGTGTTTTGATGTAACTAAACATAGAATGTTACAACCTTTTATTACCAGTTATAAACAGAACAGCCTACACATCCACttgaataacaaaaaagaaaatattcaaatgtATGTGTTGTCTAAGTCTGATAGAAGAGAaataacttgggtttttttaactgttgtcTTTCTTTCTGTAAGTAACTTTATAGTAACGGGGAAACCCTCCAATCAACAGGTACATCACCTGCCTTCTAGCTTCTAATAGCACCAGTGGGAGGTAGGCTTGGGGTAGTCCCATCATTGTGTTTAATAAGTTTGGGAGAAATAAGTTTTGCTGATAAAATGTATACTGTCCAGGAATGTTTATTTGGATGCAGCTGTTGACAACTGTTGCTTAAAATTTGTAATTAGATGACTCTAATATAACCCTAGTAAATTCTGAGAGATGTTttaggaaagtatttttattctgttcttacTGAGCTGGTTTAGGCTATTCTTGATCAGGAATTTAGAGGAAATGAACTTGACTACCTTGCATTTACTGAGAGACGTGTGGAGCACCGAGATAAGCAACACCGCATGTTAGCCGCTGTGTTGCAGGTGCCCAGTATGCACTGTTTGGCCTTGTCGTAACACAGGACAACATCAAGAAGGCAGCTATCTTGCAGTTGTCTGTGGCAACTTATTAGGCAAATTGAGGGTGAcagctgaatttaaaatgcatgccaaaagaagaaaaacaatcttgAATTTTAAATAAGCATCCTCATGAAGTTGTTGATTTTTGAGTGTAATTTCATAATTACCAATGTTATCTTTATTTTACTTACTGTATGTGAAAGCAGAATTTGATTGTTCAGCATAAACCTACCCAAAAGTTTTGCACTACTCTGTTGTTAATACTAATTAGTATATTTATCATCACCTCTTACTGATTTGCTGAAGAATAAATCCTCAACTTCGGTGAAGTTATCCTTGTGCAGTCTTCAAACTAGAATACTTCAATATTTCATTATATAGAAGTTgtacaaagaatgaaaaaaatctattttcagtgTGCGTCTTTACTAACACTATACTTAAATGATTTATGCTTTGCAGAGCGTCGAAGGTGAACACCATGAAAAAGCAGTAGAACTGCTGAAGGCAGCTCAAGGAAAGGTTAAATTAGTTGTGCGATACACACCAAAGGTCCTGGAAGAAATGGAGTCAAGATTTGAAAAAATGAGATCAGCAAAACGCAGGCAGCAAAATTAACATTGTATGCAataatttaaagagaaatatattCCATTTACATTTTATAGTTTGCTTTGTGACTCAGTTGATCCAGTGTCTGGGCTACAAAAGACCCTgtccttttcatagaatcacagaatgattgatgTTGGAGGGActcctggagatcatctagtctgacccccctaCTCCGAGGAGGGttagctagagcaggttgctcaggactgtgACAAGCTGGGGTTTTAAGCATCTCCAAAGGTGGAGACTCCAGAAgacctctgggcaacctgttctagtgttttgATCTCCCTCATATTACGAAGGTCCATTCTTACGTTTAAATGGagattcctgtatttcagtttgggCCCATTGCCTTTTGTCCAGTCACTGGATGCtcctgagaagagtctgactctTCTTTTACTTCTCCCTATCAGGCATTTACACATGTTGGTAAGATcactcctgagccttctcttgtccaggctagacaatcccagttctctcagcttctccttgtcTGTCAGGTGCTCCAATCACTTAAggacctttgtggcccttcactggactggCTCTTGTATGCCTATGTCTGtattgaactggggagcccaaaactggacccagcaccgagttgtgtctcaccagggctgagcagaggagaagaaTTGCCTCCCTCAACTTCCTGGCaatgctcttcctaatgcagaCCAGGAGACTGCTGGGCtgctttgccacaagggcacacggTGGCTCACAGTCAGGTTGGGATTGTTCTCTGCTTTGCAGCTGGTCGGCCCcacagcctgtactggtgcatggggttattcctctccaggtgTAGGACTTTGCACTTTTCCTTCGCTGAACTTCCTGAGATTCTTCtttgcccatttctccagcctgctgaggTCCCTTTGAACGGCTCGCTGCGAGTGTGctctgtcccatcacctgtgttattaatgaaaatgttagaGGATGGACCCCAGTACCGACGGCTGGGGTGCCTCAGCAGTGACTGGCATCCAGcaggactttgtgccactgatcacaacagCCCTCGGCAGTTCTGCCAGTTTTAGAATGTTTTCAGTCCCCGTGCGTTTCACAGTTTAAGAGGAATGTGTACTTTTAAAATGGCCTAAGATACCCTGAAAAAGCATATATGTTGAtatttctattgattttttttttttaaataagtctcTTTCATGTCAGACCTTTAAGCATGAAAGTGAATTGACagatttttcaaaggcatttaatAAGACATACTTGTACAATCGGcatctcttttttcctgttttcttttggcATTACTTAACATAGAAtctgcaggggtttttttctgaatgatcttggaaaaaaagattcttaTGTAGCAGTATTTTGGCACTTTTCTTAAGAATATGTTGTATATCAACTACAAAACCTAATCATGATCCACTGTGTAGCTGATAATGATACCAGATTTTGTAAAGTTTTGGTGAGTACATGATTTTTACAGTTCTGCTAAATTGTAATTCGTTACTCTGGAAATTATATTACCTCACCTGTAAATAATTTACAGTTGGTGTTCTCATATAATGATTTTGTAATAGCTGACATTTACAAATTTGAAACAATCATTCCTGTAACTTATATTATTTTGTACTAATTTTGAAGCAGTTAAGGGGAAAAATGTAATTGTGTATGCAGTTCTAGATTGACTCtctagatgtatttttttattaaaaaacagaagatATATTAATGCAGTGCAAAAGAATTCCAGATGTTTCCCTGACTTTCTgctgtttaaaagaaatattcGTCTTAATTGTCATACCTCTCATGTTTTTAGTATGTTCTATTGTAGTCTTATCTACAGACTGGTGGTCTTCGAATAGTTAGTACCTAAATTATTGATTACTACATTTATAAGAGTAAAATGTTCTGAGGCTTGTGTGCCAGGTTACCCTGATGTGAACTTGTCTGGGGCTTTATTGCTGACTGCTTCTGACTTGGAGGATTCTTGTTTATACTACGGAAGTGTTCCATCACCAGTGCTATAAAACTTTATGTGGAACGGCGCTGTGATGGTAATAAGGAAATCTCCAGGTATAAGAGATTAATGTCTTATCTTAAGTGTAGTTGAGGGTGGCACGGTTTTTGTGTGCTTGAAGAAACTTTCTGGACAGAGGTCCACTTCTTGGAATCTACCAGGTTTGAGACTCTACTTGGGTAGTTTAGGTTtcaggttcttttttctttttttttttttttttttttttttttttgtaaaaaagctTCACCTTTTGTTATATATCTAGAATTAACTTGATTGTCTACTGGGTGTCTGCTCACTCGTATGGCAGCTATGAGTGCATCCTAATTGACTGTTAGTAATTTGATTCTTAGAGGCTTAAACTGAAAAGTGCAGTTCTTACTATGTGGCTAATCCCTAGTCTTTTCACATGGAGCACTATGATCCATTGTGAAATAATTCAGTatgtgaaagaaaggaaaaggttagCGATCTAAAATGACAGCATGAAGTTTGTGCTTTGTCAGTtgatctagtaaaaaaaaaaaaagtgattgctACAGGCAAGTGAGAAATGTGATTGCTTTCTGCATGTTTGTAAGCATGCTAAGCCTGCGAAGAGAAATTTGGATTTTAAAGATACTGATAGTTGGAAAATGCAGTATAAATATTTATCAGTTAGATGACATTGAGCACTGAATTGCATGGTTGATTGTGTCATAGGGCTCTTTCAAAATGCCTCATGTGACCGATGCAACCATGTTGTTGAATTGTATATTTTTATGGAACAACTAATGTTTAAAGTATTGAGACCAAAATCACTAGTTAGACCAATTGTGgatgtgttttaatttaattgtaaaataGTAGAGATTTGGTTTAgagctatatataaatatatatattaaagaaagGTATGGATACGAGATagaaatgtgcattttaaaacCTGTATCCCTTGTGTTACTGAACAAAGAGGTGTGTTTTGTTACTCTACGGAAATATTTACTCTAGTGCAGCCAGAGCTGCTAAATGCAGTAGCATTTTCATTCTGAATTGTAGCATTTGGATACAGTTTGTCAACTACTACAAAATGTGGGGAGATATATCTGGGCATATAAATTTTATgtgtaaaatttaataaaaagtttttaaaattctacaacaacaaaaaaaaataatccaataaaCAGGCAACTCATTAACTTCTTTAATACTATGAAAACCCTGTGTGATATTAAGGAAAGGATGGATTAAAATATGCCAAGAAACTTGATCTCTGTTACTACTGATCAGTGCCTGTACTGTGTTAATGTGCAGTCCCTCCACACTTGGCGTGCTTGGGTATGCAAACAGGTTAAGATGAGGTGTCATTTCTGCAGGTAACTTCTGCATCTATTGCTGCTGTGAGGGATCTTTGGGTTTTATCAACACAATAATAAAAGTTAAATTTCATGTGCATAGTGTTTGTGTGGGCTTTTTTCTGACTTTCCATTTTGAGTCCTGTTTTCAGATTGCTGTAAATGGGCGTTTATAATCTCTAGGACATAATGTAAACACCCTGAGTGCATGTGGGTGTCCGAAGAGAAAAACTTTCAGTCTGTTTCTGGTTTGTTCTCCTGATTGCTTACGGATCTTCCCTTTTCCATCCTGATGTTCTGTGATTTGTTGGAGATGAAAATCAGGGTGCTATAAAGGGTAATACCGTGGACCCTCTGCATTTTTGAGACCTCCTTAATCTCAGCTGCATAAACTTTACATTATGCATATTGTTCCGAGTCAGATACTATCTTCTAATTGTTTGAAGCAAGTATCTCAAGTAATGAGATGCTGAATTTCTGTAATTCCTTCTTTAAAGACCTTGTAAGGTTGTCAGCCTCTCAGAAAAATGCGCCTGGAGTTACGAACTGAGATAAAGGTAGGAGAAAATGCTTCAGTTCTGAATGTCAAAAGTCTTTCTTTAATGTAGGTAGGCTGGACAGCAAATCGAAAATATACGCAAAAATACATGATTGTTTTTATTTGATATGTAGAGGGTTGATAACACATGAACTGcgaataaaaacacattttcaattttactttaaaattgagTAACTTCTGTGATCTGGCTTACACACCAGCTATTGCTGTTCTGCTAAATATGGTTCAGATTTATAGAGAGAAACTGTGAATTTCAACAGAACACTGAACCAAAGTTAATGTAATTTCATAACTTAAAAATCAACAGTAGTTTATCTACCTCGTGTTTTTTCATTCCAATTACAGGCTTAACTGATTTTAAAACCTCTGAAGAAGTTGGTGGAACTTACTTTGTTTCTGACTTCTGATTTCAACTGTGATCTAGCAGGCAATATCCAAACAAGCTGGAAGAGTGCTTTGTCCAAGCTCATATCCCACCTTAAAACACACGGAGGGAGAGAACCAGACTTACTTATAAACTAAATAAAAGAAGCAACTTCAGTAGTTTACTGCAAACTTACTTTCTTCTCTTCCGATCATTTCTTCTGGAGGCTGATGCTGGATGCAAAAGCGTGTTTTCAtcttaatttaaaaccaaaagtgCTAATTTGGAAAAGCGGCTGCCTACATATTGGGATAAACTGATGGAAGCTGGCGCTCCTGTCACCCTCTCGTCCTCAATCGTGAGTACTTGCTTCTGCTGGTGTTTGCTGGTTTTTGACCCCGTGTGGAGCTGTTTCAGTCCAGTGAGCCAGCAGAAACCAGTAAATTGTGTTGTCAGGGTTTTTGAGTTGATTTCCGTTGCCTTAAGTGAACTCAAAAAGCAAAGTGCAAGGTCAAAGGAATTGATTGCACTGGTGATTGGAATTACAGGGAAGCCCGAGATACGGAGCAGTGTGGGTTCCTGTGACCCTGTGGCTTGTGAAATCCTGATTAGAAGCTGGTTTTAGAGAAGAGCCTGGGTTGCAGTACTCACTTTTACAGGGAAGCGTTCCTCTGCCTGGAGAGTGTGAGGCTAAGAAGGCATGCTCGACAAAAGATATCTGAAATTCAGAAGTGTGCCTCAGGATAAAATTGGTAACTAGTtctaatagttaaaaaaaaaaaaaaacaaaaaaaaaaaacaaaaaaaccccacaacaacaacaaaaaaaaaaccccaccaacaaccAACCAGAAAATGGCAACAAAAGTTCCAGGGAAGCCTCTTGATTTTAAGTTAGCATTGAACTTGAAGTGCTGATATGCCactatttcttctggttttatagACCCCTCTTAGATCTAGAGTGACAAAATCGTGAAAAGTAAAGCAAACTCTGCATCCCACAcctttgtttgttggggtttttgtttgtgggttgctttcttcttttttttttttttaagtagattgGGTATTTTACTGGTAACAAAGGCTTAAAAAGGTTTAATGAAGTCTTACACCTGctaataattttttccccactcctcaaagaaaaatgaaggagcCTTGTCACACATTACAAGACTTCAGAAACTGGATCTATTAATTGCAAACTGAACAATTCTCAGATACCTGTGTGACCTTTGTTATCTGTTTCATTGCATAGTTGGATGTATTGATAAATCTTGCCTATATAGAAAGTCTTCTGTTAATATAAAAGCTGGAGTAAGATGGATACATTCCAGTATTGCTGCATGTTCAATCTTACAAAACCTGACGTTGAAACGTTGTGTCCCGTTGAGAAACAGTGATATTTAAACAGTCGTTTTCTCCCTCTAAAGTAAATTTTCCACCCTTCCGTCTTcaccagtatttttaaaacagcatatTTTCCTGGCTGGTTAATCTGATTTGATAGCATAGAAGGTAAATACGGCTAGCTAAGAGTTACCCAGGATTTTGCATGAAgttacaagggttttttttcatcctgtcaTCTGTTTTAGGCACTCAGACTTACGTTCTTCCGAGTTTCTTTCTGATTTCTCCTGGGCTACCTAGAAAATagatcggggaggggggggggaga is a genomic window containing:
- the LIN7C gene encoding protein lin-7 homolog C, producing MAALSEPVRLERDICRAIELLEKLQRSGEVPPQKLQALQRVLQSEFCNAVREVYEHVYETVDISSSPEVRANATAKATVAAFAASEGHSHPRVVELPKTEEGLGFNIMGGKEQNSPIYISRIIPGGIADRHGGLKRGDQLLSVNGVSVEGEHHEKAVELLKAAQGKVKLVVRYTPKVLEEMESRFEKMRSAKRRQQN